One segment of Toxoplasma gondii ME49 chromosome VI, whole genome shotgun sequence DNA contains the following:
- a CDS encoding hypothetical protein (encoded by transcript TGME49_243635) — protein sequence MEEAQCTRSLHVNNRPVFSVSVRDTQSCGERDDARERGSEDQDEHESERVDWRLLLSDVAKHRKPRGSIIQRPFDTMGGAFLGYSQPTVPPFSSASFVSSLASSRGLDRTSNIPFPEQLISSLPDAFRLGALSTTHLSVEAREDSRHPGHLIHDVDTLGFLETARIHKGSRMPPRLCNSPSTSSRGPLGPNTTKCSDARGQPLPEARSPSSSNCQVPTSPQPASVVMRREPNPQAGLFPCRVFPPLSSGNEVRFPASPAKSGGVLSCRKAGLSSPESLVFSLAHPEQTMQNRESPTTHDSSEFCSPAGTFSGQRRFPAHNAGCHGSSQETPAAVSKESWNDEGDDFVTAALLQGGECSRAQLAFLEEMSRQEEKRFASLIRLQEAALALKAVSGPPLFERRVTPASEARELDLSVAGRLGRRPRLGEPAKENRLLPQSEEKRESQAETERDGRRSEQENRTAARGRHEPLELFFPAQNRNRFVQGIPLGETPCLVPGDVNMQALSIPATHTSLSPRRVARGWTAALDCGLTTTSTTRLFDEETTTPNSSDLKQEKALLPRWDSNSLAILASALAKTLVASPRILNDRCRSSRSSEKKSRHPFDERGGGGNEEDSRHAREIRLDFASAVSPQRPRHEEAPERTTSQKNDEHEGWCPIAGQSDRRDARRMDIDRRKHSSHERRGMSTSFLDSWLRLCAADPLFQRLKDNRFPFNRESARPVDAVQQEGNAGGEGAVSSVGGIAGVTSSRSSHVRGRSPAYVFASPLSLKRRGLAVFPNGGQQGAGNRQRRGFSGDASGGGVSLFSLPLRSKCSYKFERCGVGRTAFPSENEARKSRRSLTGCRVNDGEGGGRTSRCMAAGETQREMEMPHGDRQFFRPQFGADEKLHSLSSVLRFPSVRVHSVPSGRLPERQRRNVSVLPRLLSSVPPSFEGTPHLHLHLSHVAVASQLSLCMQPSARVLLCCSVPVSVVGVVSTNGRETGRGGGPGGLSRPVACKALCREAEGEPLVEEDLVLAHCVKRERKRLFFDNASSHALRLGPPSPALARAVLRASQRHPFSSSSHSHYFSSSSSSCSASGLGLLSEAVAASVLLRQPLRFLLCASMRDGRASGIARENVSVNPRGILTSRHNGSCLERQKAKDKESDRLRQWGWKHAFPAAEPTLAVLAVGTLDTWSGTLLTNCRKGDHRLLSLAVDLHELSSLVPGRASGAHRSKKGDTPRTVQAREREAREETENKVEPRKPEVETQRTTRRQVDACGPKSAASERKLPVARLHIAIACTGVGGEEASEEERCGARIENAGVESLPKALRVEEGKDEDDGCPLGSSNDLPRIQRGRDGRLRSEDEGAGEQVDKDKRNAGIVWKNERGTGLETEKENRENRGTSRPKKAIDVEDCRESRQEASAEDGDLGGSLAPSIPPLPHAVPHLGGNSRVSSFSSSPCSLFMSSTTEASQLSLSTSNAAQAFFRPLHLLVHVGECSFLSRLRSRIDTRGRALLPSPQAVFCACKLEGEHPERSRLVPVSCSPTLRTERHRKRNSALGDGKERRKTTRLSHRSDSLSESSHAGSPRRQRPVRRTGENENENFHFTALSKRPFFWPSCRSRGTRRVPASSVSQTEDTSATLKTASEKLVEGASVFERASLSSDVQTDDALSPPQRPVSISLWTCRTNTVAIEFWATSYPRSPDRGRYTDTGESVQCTDTRETAGVAAAAECLGFLTCDVAGAFDRAISVLCRASPPRDCFPLLSSRECSQEAQPATTNRPRGQRTFQSSVSRQPPGRQVGSGPDVVLLERGEKILREFPEDAALARCRVALYAGPKEALETLAGLLSLETKTELASTSGRSGSRSHEDVKHEDKGKRSEEARLSWGRRRGRRPCRRCCTGSSARRRSGDGEEGRRTDDDADFEPVSKNGEGSEGSEGSEGGEGSEGAVRGETVADSEEQLRENADPFIEIAKLEALFGVSEDTTAQRERKRRAIAERPAAAEGRSLLTRERGDDEAESEEKRQTARGEDTESLPKESRSRCWKTSAETPRTSNERDRRRLLESVHRRLLRDSLRGNDVWPVCWERCDRHPSGEIEKENGSQRGIRETEAVRLQRGGAKEENDEKKRDSDLRTERRKGAKEGGDGRTEDRTADSERGERIERGGRDWELLEEVSLPLGRGDRSREHNWKCIGRGKARSLNSKECLAADAQDAFVQCNLVSVRLACLGFTHRETTAFLDHLVDLNSSSFLCSVGSCPSPSCFSSCPLSLSSSFFSSSSCLPSVSSSLSMLAKTSAGLASLGVSGKVSDSPHSGLERAAAMSQKAEFQNLSLRYESSSRPLSSVSTAAPSPSAGTRRHSKAEEAVGDSSAPQSLPFSGNENAVVWPASFLAATKTETLCATLHETEEPVSATNADQNTEGGSREEASPLKHSGQSGVSGSVQRAKHSSVFVSPSVFPLETSSSSFSPFRASRPAPSPRMCGSSASFSQRLSPRSPNAIFIPLLHAYIEVGRQVAQLWALQILHPELAFSTSFSSPLQESLRSFALPAVRASDFFPFHPSCHTPQSVHSGRLKPQSATEPPTEESDQAMLQTRSDEEEAEEGEEEERRVFCHSLVERTRGLCGRARVAGRASLRQVFSRLQDVGVSVKDLAASFASVTMKEHVAKDGEQVQKRTDAQTHYVSVQDFEQSLSQLLSSPGEGSWRDRGPQKEQQGGDAEGERKKTKSLQRGESVGDSTWVTGRNFGREKRLGQTETEETPVTREGKEAGELEFERHSCFQLDRRRSQTLLLRLAGLYLALWEFRHRAKHGGSREAFVALCLLHQLIETSTAVSSVSVISSVSRPIRGNQSSPSPSSSFRLPLRGPWNCRCLPVLSPHPSASASFASSASSASSASALSAAIVLASKASMPGRYCGKDESDFSCGGQSPGERSSRSTEFFRSLFQRPFSRPDDSCRPPGNVRVPAAGQRLRAPVISVPRLLRRFSAFCERRETENCGQHRETRDLDTAEKPENASRKTRDGRRLKEGSARAECEEEEREEEREEEEREGGDAAEEMGEADEREEEREEEGGEGIEEGKGRQEGEQVKEQEDAEEDESDEEERDVPEGEEGPEKAKNTTEEEERRKTTTGDEKTRSHFAKGLQENEKRHNDSGEESMQNGRELRVLKETLAPIEKREEENSPTESVEDSSRRRTAEGDCRHLQKRNEMRNGRSVGATTAVQIGEGEAKTDDDKLEECKKAEGDRRDGETVFDGEEHGVCGHSRSLETVGEEREPTQEGERGLEKGEGEQQVEEGRKCCSGETGEDEIEGDEDDKSRDVRVAVVFRPPTKGKSWFSLASSSRYQGRCQVSAHPAPPCLSSRHRRTTFHRSKCRKCSRRKSLDASATDPSSTLITPSPSFCESSLPSLSLPLSSALAVRSRLSDLVSSCQPFSACEKNLPRSLAMRSADMLFGSLAKKEKERLPLSSSPANGNRQKRQGRHGNSEAQEREGSEENESDEGRKQLWKNEVQPKQAWKVKKVEGAAEQTNTRSEQTKSGKEGFCVVARRFQKKRDLSLGGTQAHDSSAVDHGRTSRKRVPRTSLVSRVFQEDAAFTCASVSHRTKGKIPDSFKAEKELNVSLRVPVLPPAVFLPAFLRGPETARGANERKTESRNELGV from the exons ATGGAGGAGGCGCAGTGTACACGTTCCCTTCATGTCAACAACAGACCGGTCTTCTCGGTGTCCGTAAGAGACACTCAATCttgcggcgagagagacgacgcccgggagagaggaagcgaagaccaAGACGAACACGAGTCAGAGAGAGTAGACTGGAGGCTCTTGTTGAGCGACGTGGCGAAGCATAGAAAGCCAAGAGGGTCTATCATTCAACGGCCCTTCGACACCATGGGAGGTGCTTTTCTCGGCTACAGTCAGCCAACTGTTCCAcccttttcctctgcgtccttcgtctcttcattAGCGTCGTCTCGTGGCCTCGATAGAACGAGCAACATCCCGTTTCCTGAACAGTTGATCTCGTCACTTCCAGACGCCTTCCGGCTTGGAGCCCTCTCCACTACCCATTTGTCTgtggaggcgcgagaggacTCACGGCACCCCGGACATCTGATCCACGACGTGGACACTCTTGGATTTCTTGAAACGGCGAGGATACATAAGGGTTCTCGCATGCCTCCCCGGCTCTGCAACTCTCCTTCTACCTCTTCGCGTGGGCCTCTCGGTCCTAACACAACGAAGTGCTCAGACGCACGCGGACAGCCGCTTCCAGAAGCCCGTTCCCCATCTTCCTCGAATTGTCAAGTCCCGACCTCACCACAGCCTGCGTCTGTCGTCATGCGTAGAGAGCCCAATCCCCAAGCCGGCCTTTTTCCCTGCCGCGtctttccccctctctcttctgggaATGAAGTCAGATTCCCCGCTTCCCCTGCGAAATCGGGAGGAGTTTTGAGTTGCAGAAAGGCCGGTCTGTCCTCTCCAGAgagcctcgtcttctcgcttgctCATCCAGAGCAGACAATGCAAAATCGCGAGTCTCCCACGACGCACGACTCCTCCGAGTTTTGCTCGCCTGCAGGCACGTTCTCAGGACAGAGGCGCTTCCCCGCACACAACGCGGGCTGTCATGGCTCCTCGCAAGAAACTCCAGCGGCTGTTTCCAAAGAGTCATGGAacgacgagggagacgactTTGTGACGGCAGCTCTGCTGCAGGGTGGAGAGTGCAGTCGTGCACAGCTGGCTTTCTTGGAGGAAATGAGTCgtcaagaagagaagagattCGCGTCTCTTATCAGGCTTCAAGAAGCAGCTCTGGCTCTAAAGGCGGTATCGGGGCCTCCCCTGTTCGAACGGCGCGTGACACCGGCTTCTGAAGCCAGGGAACTGGATCTGTCTGTTGCGGGGAGACTGGGTCGTCGGCCGCGACTAGGAGAGCCCGCAAAGGAGAACAGGCTTCTACCTCAGtctgaggagaaacgcgagagccaggcagaaacagagcgcgatggaagaaggagcgagcaggaaaacaggacagcggcgagagggagacacgaGCCATTGGAGTTGTTCTTTCCAGCTCAGAACAGAAATCGTTTCGTACAGGGCATACCACTAGGAGAGACACCGTGTCTAGTTCCAGGTGATGTTAACATGCAGGCATTAAGCATCCCCGCTACTCacacttctctctcgccgagGCGTGTAGCCCGTGGCTGGACCGCTGCGCTGGATTGTGGACTCACGACTACCTCGACAACAAGGCTTTTTGATGAAGAAACAACGACTCCAAACTCCTCTGATCTGAAGCAGGAGAAagctcttctgcctcgctggGACTCAAACAGTCTCGCCATCCTTGCGTCGGCCTTAGCCAAGACCCTCGTAGCTTCTCCCCGCATCTTGAACGATCgctgccgctcctccagatcaagcgagaagaagagccgaCACCCTTTCGACGAGCGCGGAGGAGGCGGGAACGAGGAGGACTCGAGACATGCGAGAGAGATCAGGCTGGACTTCGCTTCTGCTGTTTCTCCCCAGAGACCGCGACACGAGGAAGCACCAGAAAGAACGACGTCACAGAAAAATGATGAGCACGAGGGATGGTGTCCAATTGCGgggcagagcgacagaagagacgcgcgaagaaTGGATATCGACAGACGAAAACACAGTTCCCACGAGCGAAGAGGAATGTCCACCTCGTTCCTCGATTCGTGGCTCCGTCTCTGTGCCGCGGATCCCCTGTTTCAACGCCTGAAAGACAATCGGTTCCCTTTCAACAGAGAAAGCGCCCGTCCCGTGGACGCCGTTcagcaagaaggaaacgcgggTGGAGAGGGCGCAGTTTCTTCCGTTGGCGGAATCGCGGGTGTCACGTCAAGCCGTTCCTCTCATGTGCGAGGTCGCAGTCCTGCATACGTCTTTGCTTCCCCGTTGTCGCTGAAGCGAAGAGGACTTGCTGTCTTCCCAAATGGAGGCCAGCAAGGCGCCGGAAACCGACAACGACGAGGTTTCTCTGGGGACGCGTCCGGGGGTGgtgtctctttgttctccCTTCCACTCAGATCTAAATGCTCCTACAAGTTCGAACGCTGTGGAGTCGGAAGGACTGCTTTTCCTTCCGAAAACGAGGCTCGAAAGTCCCGGCGAAGCCTGACGGGCTGTCGCGTCAACGACGGGGAGGGCGGCGGCCGTACATCTCGCTGCATGGCGGCGGGCGAAAcccagagagagatggagatgCCTCACGGTGACCGACAGTTTTTCAGGCCTCAGTTTGGCGCCGATGAGAAACTCCATTCCCTCTCGTCTGTCCTCCGTTTTCCATCTGTTCGTGTACATTCCGTTCCCTCGGGGCGCCTCCCAgaacggcagagaagaaacgtttccgttcttcctcgtctgctttCCAGCGTTCCGCCGTCTTTCGAGGGAACTCCACACCTCCATCTGCACCTCTCCCATGTTGCTGTTGCATCTCAACtgagtctctgcatgcagccgtcGGCGCGCGTGCTGCTCTGCTGCAGCgtgcctgtctccgtcgtcggaGTGGTTTCAACGAACGGGCGAGAGACGGGAAGAGGCGGAGGGCCTGGGGGCCTCAGTCGCCCAGTAGCGTGCAAGGCGCTTTGCcgagaagcggaaggcgaaCCTCTCGTTGAGGAAGACCTTGTCCTCGCTCACTGCGtgaagagggaaagaaaacgctTATTCTTTGACAATGCAAGCTCCCACGCTCTACGCCTTGGACCTCCTTCCCCAGCTCTCGCTCGCGCTGTCCTCCGCGCTTCACAGAGACAtcccttttcgtcttcttcccatTCGCACtatttttcttcttcctcgtcttcttgttctgcgTCTGGTCTCGGGCTTCTGTCTGAAGCCGTGGCAGCTTCGGTGCTTCTGCGTCAGCCACTGCGCTTCCTGCTTTGCGCGTCGATGCGCGACGGTCGAGCGTCGGGGATTGCAAGAGAGAATGTCTCGGTGAATCCTCGGGGTATATTGACCTCTCGGCACAACGGCAGCTgcctcgagagacagaaagcgaaggacaaagagagcgacagactcAGGCAGTGGGGCTGGAAACATGCGTTTCCTGCCGCAGAGCCGACACTGGCTGTCCTCGCTGTAGGTACCCTCGACACGTGGAGTGGAACCTTGCTGACGAATTGCCGCAAAGGAGATCACagacttctgtctctcgctgtcgaccTCCACGAGCTCTCGAGTCTGGTTCCAGGCCGAGCAAGCGGTGCGCACCGctcgaaaaaaggagacactccCCGGACAGTGCAGGCGCGGGAGCGAGAagcacgagaagaaacggagaacaaAGTGGAACCGAGGAAACCTGAAgtggaaacgcagagaacgaCACGGAGACAGGTAGATGCGTGTGGACCGAAGAGTGCAGCAAGTGAGAGGAAACTGCCCGTGGCAAGGTTGCACATTGCCATCGCTTGTACAGGCgtaggaggagaagaagccagcgaagaagaacgatgTGGGGCAAGAATAGAGAATGCAGGTGTGGAGAGCCTGCCTAAGGCTTTGAGAGTCGAAGAAGGCAAGGACGAAGATGACGGTTGTCCGCTCGGGTCGTCGAACGATCTCCCTCGAATACAGCGAGGACGGGATGGGCGCCTTCGcagtgaagacgaaggggCTGGAGAGCAAGTTGATAAGGACAAACGGAATGCAGGGATAGTgtggaagaacgagaggggGACTGGCCTTGAgacggaaaaagagaacagagagaatcGAGGAACATCTCGACCCAAGAAAGCAATTGACGTCGAGGATTGTAGGGAGAGCAGGCAAGAAGCGAgtgcagaagacggagaTCTCGGGGGCTCGCTGGCCCCCTCAATCCCTCCATtaccgcatgcagttccgCACCTCGGCGGCAATTCCAGggtgtcttccttctcgtcctctccttgcTCACTGTTTATGTCTTCGACGACAGAGGCATCTCAGCTTTCGCTCTCCACTTCGAATGCGGCGCAGGCGTTCTTCCGccctctccaccttctcgtGCATGTCGGCGAGTGCTCCTTTCTAAGCCGCTTGAGAAGCAGAATCGATACGAGAGGCAGGGCTCTGCTGCCCTCGCCTCAGGCGGTgttctgcgcatgcaaactGGAGGGAGAACACCCAGAACGGTCTCGCCTGGTGCCtgtgtcttgttctccgacgttgaggacagagagacataGAAAGCGAAACTCGGCTTTGGGGGacgggaaggaaaggagaaaaacgacgcgTCTCTCACATCGCTCCGATTCGTTGTCAGAGTCGTCACACGCTGGGAGCCCAAGGCGGCAGCGTCCCGTAAGGcgaactggagaaaacgaaaacgagaaTTTCCACTTTACTGCACTTTCAAAACGCCCTTTTTTCTGGCCCTCGTGTCGAAGCCGTGGTACCCGCAGAGTCCCTGCATCTTCGGTGTCTCAGACGGAGGACACCAGTGCAACACTCAAGACCGCTTCCGAGAAACTCGTGGAAGGAGCGTCCGTTTTCGAGAGagcttcgctttcctcggaCGTCCAGACAGACGATGCACTCTCTCCCCCACAACGCCCAGTCTCCATCAGTCTCTGGACCTGCCGCACAAACACAGTCGCTATCGAGTTCTGGGCGACGAGCTATCCACGGAGTCCAGACCGCGGAAGGTACACAGACACCGGAGAGTCTGTccagtgtacagacactcgagaAACTGCAGGAGTCGCGGCCGCAGCGGAGTGTCTCGGCTTTCTCACGTGCGACGTGGCAGGCGCATTCGATAGAGCCATTTCAGTTCTTTgccgcgcgtctccgcccCGCGATTgctttccgcttctctcttcaagGGAATGCTCGCAAGAGGCACAGCCAGCGACGACAAACAGGCCCCGAGGCCAGCGGACGTTCCAGTCGAGTGTTTCTCGCCAACCCCCTGGGCGTCAGGTGGGCTCCGGACCTGACGTTGTTCTCCTCGAACGCGGCGAGAAGATCTTAAGAGAATTCCCAGAAGACGCAGCTCTTGCTCGCTGTCGCGTCGCGCTTTACGCAGGTCCGAAGGAGGCCCTCGAGACGCTGGCGGGtttgctgtctctggagacaaagacagagCTTGCCTCGACCTCCGGTCGCTCCGGAAGCAGGTCACATGAAGATGTGAAACacgaagacaaaggaaagagaTCGGAAGAGGCGCGACTGTCttggggaagaaggagaggaaggcggccATGCAGACGATGCTGCACAGGTTCGTCagcgcgacgaagaagcggcgacggcgaggaaggacgcAGAACAGACGACGACGCCGACTTCGAGCCTGTGTCGAAGAACGGCGAGGGCAGCGAGGGCAGTGAGGGCAGTGAGGGCGGCGAGGGCAGCGAGGGCGCTGTTAGGGGGGAAACAGTggcagacagcgaggagcAGCTGAGAGAAAACGCCGATCCATTTATTGAAATTGCCAAGTTGGAAGCGCTTTTCGGAGTCTCCGAGGACACGACAgcgcaaagagaaagaaagcgacgcgCTATCGCAGAGAGACCAGCAGCGGCAGAGGGTAGGTCTCTATTGActcgggagagaggagacgacgaggccgagtcagaagagaagaggcaaaccGCAAGAGGAGAGGACACTGAATCCTTGCCCAAAGAGAGCAGGAGCAGATGTTGGAAGACAAGTGCAGAAACGCCGAGAACCTCGAATGAACGTGATCGACGCCGTTTGCTTGAAAGCGTTCACCGGCGCCTCCTGCGAGACTCActgagaggaaacgacgtcTGGCCAGTCTGTTGGGAGAGGTGTGACAGGCATCCTTCGGGAGAGatagagaaagaaaacggaagcCAGAGGGGCatacgagagacagaagcggtGCGCCTGCAACGGGGAGgggcgaaggaggaaaacgatGAAAAGAAACGGGACAGCGACTTGCGGACGGAGCGGAGGAAGGGGGCGAAAGAGGGTGGAGATGGacgaacagaagacagaacagCAGACTCAGAAAGGGGAGAACGAATTGAGCGTGGAGGACGTGACTGGGAGCTTCTAGAAGAAGTGAGCTTGCCATTgggccgaggagacaggagtcGAGAACACAACTGGAAATGCAtagggagaggaaaggccaGGAGCCTCAATTCCAAGGAATGCCTTGCTGCCGATGCACAGGATGCCTTCGTTCAGTGCAA CCTCGTCAGTGTGCGCCTGGCTTGCCTGGGATTCACTCACCGCGAAACAACAGCTTTCCTGGACCATCTCGTCGACCTTAACTCGTCGTCCTTTCTTTGTTCGGTCGGGTCCTGCCCGTCACcctcctgcttttcttcctgtccattgtctctttcctcttcgttcttttcttcctcttcttgtctgccttctgtgtcttcttcactttccaTGCTGGCGAAGACTTCTGCGGGACTCGCGAGCCTGGGAGTTTCAGGAAAGGTCTCAGACAGTCCGCATTCCGGTCTCGAAAGGGCAGCCGCTATGTCACAGAAAGCAGAGTTTCAAAACCTCTCCCTGCGATACGAGTCTTcgtcgcgtcctctctcaaGTGTCTCTACAGCGGCCCCCTCGCCGAGTGCGGGGACGCGCCGGCATTCAAAGGCCGAGGAGGCGGTGGGAGATTCCTCGGCGCCCCAaagtcttcctttctctggaaACGAAAACGCCGTAGTTTGGCCTGCCTCGTTTCTTGCGGCAacaaagacggagacactgtGCGCCACTTTacacgagacagaagagcctGTTTCTGCGACAAACGCGGATCAAAACACCGAAGGCGGCAGTCGGGAAGAAGCATCTCCGCTCAAACACTCAGGCCAGAGCGGTGTCTCTGGATCCGTGCAAAGGGCGAAGCACTCatctgtctttgtctctccttccgtgTTCCCTCTGGAGACGTCCTccagttcgttttctccgtttcgcgCATCTCGCCCTGCTCCATCTCCCCGGATGTGTGGGTCGtccgcttctttctctcagcGTTTGTCTCCCAGGTCCCCAAACGCGATTTTCATTCCTTTGCTCCATGCGTACATCGAGGTTGGCAGGCAGGTGGCACAGCTCTGGGCGCTACAGATCTTGCACCCTGAGTTggccttctccacttccttctcttcgcctctacAAGAGTCTCTGCGTTCATTTGCTCTTCCTGCAGTCCGCGCTTCCGATTTCTTTCCATTTCACCCTTCATGTCACACTCCGCAGTCTGTCCATTCCGGTCGCTTGAAGCCTCAGAGCGCAACGGAGCCACCGACTGAGGAAAGCGACCAGGCGATGCTCCAAACgcgaagcgacgaagaggaggcagaagaaggcgaggaagaagagaggcgcgtcTTCTGTCACAGCTTGGttgagagaacgagaggccTGTGCGGCCGCGCTCGGGTGGCAGGGCGTGCGTCGCTGCGTCAGGTTTTCAGTCGGCTCCAAGATGTCGGCGTTTCCGTGAAGGATTTAGCGGCCTCATTCGCCTCCGTAACGATGAAAGAGCATGTCGCAAAGGACGGAGAACAGGTGCAGAAGCGTACAGACGCGCAGACACACTACGTCTCCGTCCAAGACTTTGAACAGAGTCTCTCgcagcttctctcgtccCCTGGAGAGGGTTCGTGGAGGGATCGCGGGCCTCAGAAAGAGCAACaaggaggcgacgcagaaggcgaaaggaagaaaacgaagagtcTACAGAGAGGTGAGAGCGTCGGAGACTCGACCTGGGTAACAGGGCGAAACttcggcagagagaaaaggttaggacaaacggagacagaggagaccccagtgacgagagaaggaaaagaagccgGCGAACTGGAATTTGAAAGGCATTCGTGTTTCCAGCTTGATCGACGCAGGTCGCAGACACTGCTCTTGCGCCTCGCTGGACTGTATCTCGCTCTCTGGGAATTCAGACACAGGGCGAAACACGGTGGATCTCGAGAagccttcgtcgctctctgccttctaCACCAGCTTATCGAAACATCGACAGctgtctccagcgtctctgtTATCTCCTCTGTTTCACGCCCGATTCGGGGAAACCagtcgtctccctctccgagttcttctttccgccTCCCGCTACGTGGACCGTGGaactgtcgctgtctccccgtTCTTTCCCCTCACCCGAGCGCTTCTGCGTCCTTtgcgtcctctgcgtcctctgcgtcctctgcgtctgctttgTCTGCTGCGATTGTGTTGGCGTCGAAGGCTTCCATGCCTGGGCGCTACTGTGGCAAAGACGAATCTGATTTTTCTTGCGGAGGTCAGTCTCCTGGTGAGAGGTCTTCGAGGAGTACCGAGTTCTTCCGGTCGCTCTTTCAACGTCCTTTCTCGCGCCCTGATGACTCTTGCCGACCACCGGGGAATGTGCGAGTCCCTGCTGCCGGGCAGCGCTTGCGTGCTCCGGTCATTTCGGttccccgccttcttcgtcgattttccgccttctgcgaaagacgcgaaacggAGAACTGCGGtcaacacagagaaacgagagaccTAGACACTGCAGAGAAACCGGAGAATGCCAGTCGAAAGACACGAGACGGACGACGACTCAAGGAGGGGTCGGCCAGAGCAGagtgcgaagaagaagagagagaagaagagagagaagaagaagagagagaaggaggagacgcagcagaggaaatgggagaagcagatgaaagagaagaagaaagggaagaagaagggggggAAGGAatagaggaaggaaaagggagacaagaaggagaacaagtaaaagaacaagaagacgcggaggaagacgaatccgacgaagaagagcgagacgtcccagaaggagaagaaggacctgaaaaagcaaagaatacgacggaggaggaagagaggaggaaaacgacgacGGGGGacgaaaagacaagaagtcACTTCGCAAAAGGACtgcaggaaaacgagaagaggcacAACGACTCAGGAGAGGAGAGTATGCAGAATGGGAGAGAGCTCAGAGTCTTGAAGGAGACTCTCGCGCCAatcgagaaacgagaagaagagaacagtcCAACAGAGAGCGTGGAGGACAGCTCTCGGAGGAGGACAGCGGAGGGAGACTGCCGTCACCTTCAGAAGAGAAATGAAATGAGAAATGGGAGGAGTGTCGGAGCGACAACGGCTGTGCAGAttggggaaggagaagcaaagacggACGACGACAAGCTCGAAGAATGCAAGAAggctgaaggagacagaagggatGGAGAAACGGTGttcgacggagaagaacacGGAGTCTGTGGCCACTCTAGGTCGCTGGAAACTgttggagaagaaagggaaccgacacaagaaggcgaaagaggactagaaaaaggagaaggtgAACAACAAGtggaagagggaaggaaatgTTGCAGCGGGGAGACTGGTGAAGACGAGATTgagggagatgaagacgacAAGAGCAGGGACGTTCGTGTCGCAGTTGTTTTCCGTCCCCCTACCAAAGGCAAATCGTGgttttctcttgcctcttcaTCCCGGTATCAGGGAAGGTGCCAGGTGTCGGCACACCCGGCGCcgccttgtctctcctcccgtcATCGAAGAACAACTTTCCATCGATCAAAATGTCGCAAGTGTTCACGCAGAAAGTCCCTAGATGCATCTGCGACCGATCCTTCTTCAACTCTGATCAcgccgtctccttccttttgtgagtcttctcttccttctctctccttgcctctGTCTTCAGCTCTTGCTGTGCGTTCTCGACTCTCGGACTTGGTGAGCTCCTGTCAACCGTTTTCTGCTTGTGAAAAGAATCTTCCAAGGTCTCTCGCAATGCGGTCTGCAGACATGTTGTTTGGGTCGTtggcaaagaaggaaaaagagcgacttccactctcttcgtctccggcCAATGGAAacaggcagaagagacaagggagaCACGGCAACAGCGAAGCGCAAGAGCGCGAgggcagcgaagagaacgagagtgacgaaggaagaaagcaacTCTGGAAAAACGAAGTGCAGCCGAAGCAGGCGtggaaggtgaagaaggtggaggGAGCGGCCGAGCAAACGAACACGAGAAGTgaacagacgaagagcggcAAAGAAGGATTCTGCGTTGTCGCAAGAAGGTtccaaaagaaaagagatcTTTCTCTCGGCGGCACTCAGGCTCACGATTCGTCTGCTGTCGACCACGGGAGGACGTCGCGAAAACGCGTTCCGCGTACCTCTCTTGTCTCACGCGTGTTTCAGGAAGATGCAGCATTCACATGTGCCTCTGTTTCGCACAGAACGAAAGGCAAGATCCCCGATTCGTTTAAAGCGGAGAAGGAATTAAacgtttctctccgtgtcCCTGTACTTCCGCCGGCCGTTTTTTTGCCAGCGTTTCTTCGAGGTCCAGAGACAGCCAGAGgagcaaacgagagaaagacggagagcagGAACGAATTGGGAGTCTGA